The proteins below are encoded in one region of Podarcis raffonei isolate rPodRaf1 chromosome 8, rPodRaf1.pri, whole genome shotgun sequence:
- the ITPRIPL1 gene encoding inositol 1,4,5-trisphosphate receptor-interacting protein-like 1, with product MALGPLIFLAVLALVHHPLMVSDHTDSATLDRLQEHEKLMKTEMGRLQTEFDQKGWSWDPKQSREDWVTTDLAAEDGTWDGWHYVGLVILILFGCCRHTIEKEPSYDSSTDCSSTTTNEEDYDDTDMEPEYDESKQKMLETFYDQHVDLETSDLTSMCDFVETFVNDLLEACRGALPYQNTLPVLENCIGVDSAFEGWHTQKPSKAFRVLVPVLPPKGHSFHIETSESEGAPSTHGHILVETECVCKRERLLGDVVCFLHHPEQELSSDKQGIFLIHVLCTSFHLDVEKTIHWFQGLVGKAWPSIQPKYNLDLVPQPSNKTCRLKLAFRSGRSISVDIILGVQQGDSLVFLATQPAEMDRLTGTVWQKSFAVQELLFFKWVSQRVPEESCHLKCLQIIIYFKESSPSEGKNMVLTNYHYKTCLMHLLLFQPPLDWGPESSARRLQDILLYMHTALQEIYLQHFLIGNISLPIQIPMPKALRSATPVNLFRHLAEDPNLHAKAMKEFAEVVQPVRVLLTGYRQ from the coding sequence ATGGCCTTGGGCCCCCTCATCTTCCTGGCTGTGCTAGCTCTAGTTCATCACCCCCTGATGGTCAGTGACCACACAGACTCGGCCACACTGGACCGGCTCCAGGAGCATGAGAagctgatgaaaacagaaatgggacGCCTGCAGACGGAATTTGACCAGAAGGGCTGGAGCTGGGACCCAAAGCAGAGCCGGGAGGATTGGGTGACAACCGATCTGGCAGCAGAGGACGGAACCTGGGATGGGTGGCACTATGTAGGGCTGGTCATTCTCATCCTGTTTGGGTGCTGCAGACACACCATAGAGAAGGAACCCAGTTATGACTCCAGCACAGACTGCTCCAGCACCACCACCAATGAAGAAGACTATGACGACACTGACATGGAACCTGAATATGACGAATCCAAGCAAAAAATGCTTGAGACCTTCTATGATCAGCACGTTGACCTGGAAACCAGTGATCTGACCAGCATGTGTGATTTTGTGGAGACCTTTGTGAATGACTTGCTGGAGGCTTGTCGCGGAGCCCTTCCCTACCAGAACACCCTCCCAGTGCTGGAGAATTGCATCGGGGTGGACAGTGCCTTTGAAGGATGGCACACACAGAAGCCTTCCAAAGCTTTCCGCGTTCTCGTGCCCGTACTGCCACCCAAGGGGCACTCTTTCCACATTGAAACTAGTGAATCTGAGGGTGCCCCAAGCACACATGGACACATCTTGGTGGAGACAGaatgtgtgtgcaagagagagaggctCCTGGGGGACGTGGTGTGTTTCCTTCACCATCCAGAGCAAGAACTGAGCAGTGACAAGCAAGGAATCTTCCTTATCCACGTTTTGTGCACCAGCTTCCACTTGGATGTGGAGAAAACCATCCACTGGTTCCAAGGCCTGGTGGGCAAGGCCTGGCCCAGTATCCAGCCCAAGTACAACCTTGACCTTGTGCCTCAGCCTTCTAATAAAACATGTCGACTGAAATTGGCATTCCGGTCAGGCAGGTCGATCTCTGTTGACATCATACTCGGGGTGCAGCAAGGAGACTCCTTGGTCTTCCTGGCCACCCAACCTGCCGAGATGGATCGTTTGACTGGCACTGTGTGGCAGAAGTCCTTTGCTGTCCAGGAGTTGCTCTTTTTTAAGTGGGTGAGCCAGCGAGTCCCAGAGGAGAGCTGCCACCTGAAATGTCTCCAAATCATAATCTATTTCAAAGAGTCCAGCCCATCAGAGGGGAAGAACATGGTGCTCACCAACTATCACTACAAGACTTGCCTGATGCATCTCTTGCTCTTTCAGCCCCCGTTGGACTGGGGCCCTGAGAGCTCTGCACGAAGACTTCAGGACATCCTCTTGTATATGCACACCGCCCTGCAGGAGATATATCTTCAGCATTTCCTTATTGGTAACATCTCCTTGCCTATCCAGATCCCTATGCCTAAGGCCCTCCGGAGTGCGACACCCGTAAATCTTTTCAGGCACTTGGCAGAGGACCCAAACCTTCATGCCAAGGCAATGAAGGAGTTTGCAGAGGTTGTACAACCAGTGAGGGTTCTGTTGACAGGGTACCGACAGTAG